The Syngnathoides biaculeatus isolate LvHL_M chromosome 6, ASM1980259v1, whole genome shotgun sequence genome has a window encoding:
- the ankrd34c gene encoding ankyrin repeat domain-containing protein 34C → MGKNNNNSNTEKASSLSLEPRSHYLLGSPSCCCRGCKDAACEHGKADFGPVLQGVKSTQRKAAIVKVMADILELRTDGNSLLKAVWLRRLRLTRLLLEGGAYINESNERGETPLMVACMSTHGDQQSVSKSKLVKYLLDNQADPNIQDKGGRTALMHACIHQAGHEVVGHLLSNGADPSLEDRGGASALVYAINADEKQTLKLLLDACKAKGKEVIIITTDKSPSGTKTTKQYLNVPPSPSEVLDKSSPAYCTSPSDIHLAASLTTEQEKQNTVFSFQTKLKTSCSANKLANGPASPTRRPASHKRARLPQLKRLQSEPWGLIAPSVLAERAGGHDDGKKASSDEDVAAGVNGLTLSKRAALSRQNSVDGKESVFPSVLEQGCKMTSSLSGPPASKAAYERSLGQHQPLARRSTVPAEQEGGAGGHPGLRDAVFKRRLGTDHYDSDSQLYSDSVLLDSPKVPVERRKLNTSPLAVLTSSRESLDSNASTSSPGAIRRRPPGLLERRGSGTLLLDHISHTRPGHLPPLNVNPNPPIPDIGASSKPSSPLASGIRSLAPAAPNTPKRGGLKCKKKLVRRHSMQVEQMKQLSDFEELAH, encoded by the exons AtgggcaaaaacaacaacaacagcaacaccgAAAAGGCGTCAAGTTTGTCTTTGGAACCGAGGAGCCATTATCTCCTCGGGTCTCCATCCTGCTGCTGCCGTGGCTGCAAAGACGCAGCTTGTGAGCATGGAAAGGCTGACTTCGGACCAG TGCTGCAAGGTGTGAAATCTACACAGAGAAAAGCTGCGATTGTCAAGGTGATGGCGGACATTCTGGAGCTGCGCACGGACGGGAACTCCCTCCTGAAGGCGGTGTGGCTCCGACGCTTGAGGCTGACCAGACTCCTCCTGGAGGGCGGCGCGTACATCAACGAGAGCAACGAACGAGGCGAGACGCCCCTCATGGTGGCCTGCATGTCGACGCACGGCGACCAGCAGAGCGTCAGCAAGTCCAAACTGGTCAAATATTTGCTGGACAACCAGGCCGACCCCAACATACAAGACAAAGGAGGCCGGACCGCCCTGATGCACGCCTGCATCCACCAGGCGGGACACGAGGTGGTGGGCCACCTGCTGAGCAACGGCGCCGATCCCAGCCTGGAGGACAGGGGCGGGGCCTCCGCGCTGGTTTACGCCATCAACGCGGATGAAAAGCAAACCCTGAAGCTGCTCCTGGATGCTTGCAAAGCCAAAGGCAAAGAGGTGATCATAATCACCACCGATAAGTCGCCGTCTGGCACCAAAACCACCAAGCAGTACCTCAATGTTCCGCCGTCTCCGTCAGAGGTGCTGGACAAGTCCTCTCCAGCATACTGCACCTCACCTTCTGACATCCACCTCGCTGCGTCTCTCACGACCGAGCAAGAGAAACAAAACACCGTCTTCAGCTTCCAGACGAAGCTGAAAACGTCCTGCTCGGCCAACAAACTGGCCAACGGGCCCGCCTCGCCCACGCGGCGCCCCGCCAGCCACAAACGAGCGCGTTTGCCTCAGCTCAAGCGTCTGCAGTCGGAGCCGTGGGGGCTGATCGCGCCCTCCGTGCTGGCCGAGCGGGCCGGCGGCCACGACGACGGCAAGAAGGCCAGCTCGGACGAGGACGTGGCGGCGGGTGTGAACGGCCTGACCCTGAGCAAGAGGGCCGCGTTGTCCCGACAGAACAGCGTGGACGGCAAAGAGAGCGTTTTCCCGTCGGTGCTGGAGCAGGGCTGCAAAATGACGAGCTCGCTGTCGGGCCCTCCCGCCTCCAAAGCGGCCTACGAGAGATCTCTCGGGCAGCACCAGCCTTTGGCCCGACGCAGCACCGTGCCCGCCGAGCAAGAGGGCGGCGCCGGCGGGCACCCCGGTCTCAGAGACGCCGTGTTCAAGAGGCGACTCGGGACCGACCACTACGACTCTGACTCCCAGCTCTACTCTGACTCGGTCCTGCTGGACTCCCCGAAGGTGCCGGTGGAGCGAAGGAAATTGAACACTTCCCCTCTGGCCGTGCTGACCAGTTCCAGAGAGTCCCTCGACAGTAACGCCAGCACATCCTCGCCCGGCGCCATCCGCCGCCGTCCGCCGGGCCTCCTGGAGAGGCGAGGTTCGGGCACCCTGCTCCTGGATCACATCTCCCACACCAGGCCGGGCCACCTGCCCCCTCTCAATGTCAACCCCAACCCTCCCATCCCTGACATCGGCGCCAGTAGCAAGCCGTCCTCGCCCTTGGCCAGCGGCATTCGATCCTTAGCGCCGGCAGCACCCAACACACCAAAGAGAGGCGGCTTGAAGTGCAAGAAGAAACTTGTGAGGAGACATTCTATGCAAGTGGAGCAGATGAAGCAGCTGTCTGACTTTGAGGAGCTCGCTCATTAG